In Monodelphis domestica isolate mMonDom1 chromosome 3, mMonDom1.pri, whole genome shotgun sequence, the following proteins share a genomic window:
- the LOC100023469 gene encoding V-type proton ATPase subunit S1-like, translating into MAAARSQTAELKAMASASVARPPSSSSPPQLLLLLLALLLATAAAEQQVPLVLWSSSRDLWVPLENAHEGHITTDGQLASYLDPVLEKGPRNVLLFLQEKLSIEDFTTYGGVFGSKQNSAFSNLENALELAPSSLILPSVDWYAASTLTSYLMEKLGASPLRVDQATLRELKLSDTLPALLLPSLPYTTSSGLMALKEVLTGNDEVIGQVMNTLRAEGVPYTAILTAVRPSRVIGDLSMVSGGLGRHLLGEHEDFKPEPPPSPPLPPVSYNDTEPRILFWAQNFTVAYNNELRDLTALTFGNPALNLSSSSWNSSFAQLAMTYENVFGPLLTVKLILNNRLYPVSARNWFTMDHLEIHVNNSVVVFNSSHITAPSIYSFHCEYVSTERSKNSLLVALPSSSAWHVTFQDFQIQAFNLSSGNFSYASDCASFFSPGIWMGLVSSLIMLFIFTYGLHMILNLKTMDRFDDHKGSTLSVPLTE; encoded by the coding sequence ATGGCGGCAGCAAGATCCCAGACTGCTGAGCTTAAAGCGATGGCTAGTGCATCAGTGGCCCGGCCTCCATCGTCATCGTCACCGCCACAGCTGCTACTACTTCTGCTGGCGCTGTTGCTTGCCACTGCCGCCGCGGAGCAGCAGGTGCCGCTGGTGCTCTGGTCAAGCTCTCGGGACTTGTGGGTCCCACTGGAGAATGCCCACGAAGGGCACATCACCACGGATGGCCAGCTGGCCTCCTACCTGGACCCGGTCCTGGAGAAGGGACCCCGAAATGTGCTGTTGTTCCTGCAGGAAAAGCTAAGCATTGAAGACTTCACTACATATGGCGGTGTGTTTGGCAGCAAGCAAAACAGTGCTTTCTCTAATCTGGAGAATGCGCTGGAGTTGGCTCCCTCTTCCTTGATTCTGCCTTCGGTGGACTGGTATGCAGCCAGCACCTTGACCTCTTACCTGATGGAGAAGCTAGGAGCTAGTCCCCTCCGTGTAGACCAGGCCACCCTGAGGGAGCTGAAGCTCAGCGACACCCTTCCTGCTCTGCTACTCCCGAGCCTGCCATACACCACCAGTTCCGGCTTGATGGCCCTGAAAGAAGTGCTCACAGGCAATGATGAGGTTATTGGGCAAGTGATGAACACCCTCAGGGCAGAAGGTGTGCCCTATACGGCCATACTGACTGCTGTTCGGCCTTCCCGGGTGATTGGGGACTTGTCGATGGTGTCTGGGGGTCTGGGGCGGCACCTCCTTGGAGAGCATGAGGATTTTAAGCCTGAGCCACCCCCgtccccgcccctccccccagtGAGCTACAATGACACAGAGCCTCGAATCCTCTTTTGGGCCCAGAATTTCACGGTGGCCTATAACAATGAGTTGAGGGACCTGACTGCACTCACCTTTGGAAACCCAGCCCTCAACCTGAGCAGCTCCAGCTGGAACAGCTCCTTTGCCCAGCTCGCCATGACTTACGAAAACGTCTTTGGCCCACTCCTGACAGTCAAGCTCATCCTGAACAATCGCTTGTACCCCGTTTCGGCCCGGAATTGGTTCACCATGGACCACCTAGAAATCCACGTCAACAACTCGGTGGTTGTCTTCAATTCATCCCACATCACAGCACCCAGCATCTATTCCTTCCACTGCGAGTACGTTAGCACGGAACGGTCCAAGAATAGCCTCCTGGTGGCTTTGCCCAGCTCCTCCGCCTGGCACGTGACTTTCCAGGATTTCCAGATTCAGGCCTTCAACCTGTCCAGTGGGAACTTCTCGTATGCCAGCGACTGCGCCAGCTTCTTCTCCCCTGGCATCTGGATGGGGTTGGTCTCCTCCCTCATCATGCTCTTCATCTTCACCTATGGGCTGCACATGATCCTCAACCTCAAGACCATGGACCGCTTCGATGACCACAAGGGGAGCACCCTCTCCGTGCCCCTGACCGAGTGA
- the MTRFR gene encoding mitochondrial translation release factor in rescue isoform X1, with the protein METEDSFMNTLGSTSLPASLGRFSRGLWGLWLWKKPVFLFPRMGACGPQVTGKTDSHNLLPLNERDLEEQFVKGHGPGGQATNKTSNCVVLKHIPSGIVVKCHQTRSVDQNRKLAREILQGKVDLFYRGEDSHLHKVRKEAEKKKRERKKKAKETLEKKRLLKELMLTEPSPKAPLSRDE; encoded by the exons atggaaacagaag ATTCCTTTATGAACACTTTGGGCTCCACTTCTCTTCCAGCCTCGCTGGGCAGATTTAGCAGAGGGCTCTGGGGGCTCTGGCTGTGGAAGAAGCCCGTCTTCTTATTCCCCAGGATGGGGGCATGCGGGCCCCAGGTGACAGGCAAGACGGATTCCCACAACCTCCTTCCTCTGAACGAAAGGGACTTAGAAGAGCAGTTTGTGAAAGGGCACGGTCCGGGCGGCCAAGCCACCAACAAAACTAGCAATTGCGTGGTGCTGAAACACATCCCGTCCGGCATCGTGGTCAAg TGCCATCAGACGAGATCAGTGGACCAAAACCGAAAGCTAGCGAGAGAGATTCTGCAAGGAAAAGTGGATCTCTTCTACAGAGGCGAAGACAGTCACCTTCACAAAGTCagaaaggaggcagagaaaaagaagagagagaggaaaaaaaaggcaaaggaaacaCTGGAGAAAAAGAGGCTGTTAAAGGAGTTAATGTTAACAGAACCGAGTCCCAAGGCCCCCCTGTCCAGAGATGAGTGA
- the MTRFR gene encoding mitochondrial translation release factor in rescue isoform X2 produces the protein MNTLGSTSLPASLGRFSRGLWGLWLWKKPVFLFPRMGACGPQVTGKTDSHNLLPLNERDLEEQFVKGHGPGGQATNKTSNCVVLKHIPSGIVVKCHQTRSVDQNRKLAREILQGKVDLFYRGEDSHLHKVRKEAEKKKRERKKKAKETLEKKRLLKELMLTEPSPKAPLSRDE, from the exons ATGAACACTTTGGGCTCCACTTCTCTTCCAGCCTCGCTGGGCAGATTTAGCAGAGGGCTCTGGGGGCTCTGGCTGTGGAAGAAGCCCGTCTTCTTATTCCCCAGGATGGGGGCATGCGGGCCCCAGGTGACAGGCAAGACGGATTCCCACAACCTCCTTCCTCTGAACGAAAGGGACTTAGAAGAGCAGTTTGTGAAAGGGCACGGTCCGGGCGGCCAAGCCACCAACAAAACTAGCAATTGCGTGGTGCTGAAACACATCCCGTCCGGCATCGTGGTCAAg TGCCATCAGACGAGATCAGTGGACCAAAACCGAAAGCTAGCGAGAGAGATTCTGCAAGGAAAAGTGGATCTCTTCTACAGAGGCGAAGACAGTCACCTTCACAAAGTCagaaaggaggcagagaaaaagaagagagagaggaaaaaaaaggcaaaggaaacaCTGGAGAAAAAGAGGCTGTTAAAGGAGTTAATGTTAACAGAACCGAGTCCCAAGGCCCCCCTGTCCAGAGATGAGTGA
- the CDK2AP1 gene encoding cyclin-dependent kinase 2-associated protein 1 isoform X2, whose translation MAASTQYRQLINDYGPPSLGYTQGTGSSQVPQSKYAELLAIIEELGKEIRPTYAGSKSAMERLKRGIIHARGLVRECLAETERNARS comes from the exons ATGGCGGCATCCACCCAGTACCGGCAGCTGATCAATGACTACGGACCCCCGTCTCTAGGCTACACCCAG gGTACAGGGAGCAGCCAGGTTCCCCAAAGCAAGTATGCAGAACTTCTGGCTATCATCGAAGAGCTAGGGAAAGAGATCAGACCCACCTACGCAGGGAGCAAAAGCGCCATGGAGAGGCTGAAACGAG GCATCATTCATGCTCGAGGATTAGTCCGGGAATGCCTGGCAGAGACTGAACGGAATGCAAGATCCTAG
- the CDK2AP1 gene encoding cyclin-dependent kinase 2-associated protein 1 isoform X1, whose translation MSYKPNLNAHMPGASLAAAGGSVHSPSASMAASTQYRQLINDYGPPSLGYTQGTGSSQVPQSKYAELLAIIEELGKEIRPTYAGSKSAMERLKRGIIHARGLVRECLAETERNARS comes from the exons ATGTCTTACAAGCCCAACTTGAACGCCCACATGCCGGGCGCGTCCCTCGCGGCGGCGG GCGGGAGCGTCCACTCTCCTTCCGCTAGCATGGCGGCATCCACCCAGTACCGGCAGCTGATCAATGACTACGGACCCCCGTCTCTAGGCTACACCCAG gGTACAGGGAGCAGCCAGGTTCCCCAAAGCAAGTATGCAGAACTTCTGGCTATCATCGAAGAGCTAGGGAAAGAGATCAGACCCACCTACGCAGGGAGCAAAAGCGCCATGGAGAGGCTGAAACGAG GCATCATTCATGCTCGAGGATTAGTCCGGGAATGCCTGGCAGAGACTGAACGGAATGCAAGATCCTAG